Genomic DNA from Salinibacter pepae:
TTCCTGATCGATCACACCCGGAAGACGGGGGTGTGGCCGACCTACCGGGAGATCATCGATCACTTCGGTTACAGCTCCCCCAACAGCGTCACCCAGAACCTGAAGGCGCTTCACCGCAAGGGGCACCTCACACGGGACGATCAGGGCTACCACCTCGCCACGCGCTACCAGGAGCAGGAGGAACCGGGCATCCCGGTCAAGGGCATCATCTCGGCCGGTACGCTCCAGGAAGCCGTGGAGGCGGATCTGGGAACCATCACGCTCGACATGCTCTTCCCGAACCTGGACCAGATCTTCGCGATTCGAGTGTCGGGGCAGTCCATGCGGGGGGCGAACATCCGTGATGGCGACTACGTGCTGCTCATTGACGAGGACATTCCGGAGGGGGGGATCGGTGCGGTGCTGTACGACGGAGAGACCTCCCTAAAACGCGTGCACCACGACGACGAAGGCCTCCGCCTGGAGCCCTGTAATCCGGAGTACGACGACATCCACATCCAGCCCGACGTGTTCGAAGAAGTGACCATCCTCGGGCGCTACGTGGGCCACATCAACGACGAGGGCATTCATAAAAAGAGCGGCCAAGGGGCTCCGGCAGTCCGCTAGCGCCCCGCGAGTGCCCGTGCACGCCTCCGATTGCTTCGATCTCACCCCTTTGCGCTTATGAGTGACCTGCCGAATTGGAGAGACAATCTGCGCCGTGAGGGGGGGCACTGGAACGACGGCCGCTGGTACGACATCCATCTTGAGCGGCGGCTTCCGCAGGCCGTCCCGATGCTCGAAGAGTTGGCCATGGCCCTTCCGCCCCTGCCGCCCGGCGCCACCGTCTGCGACCTTGCGTGCGGCACCGGCAATGCGGCCGCGACTGTGCTCGATGCGTATCCGCAGGTGGAGCTCGTGCTGCTGGACGAAGACCCGGACCTGCTCTCCATCGCCCACGAGAAGGTGGGGCAACTCACGCGCAACGCCGAGCCGCTGCAGGTGGCCGTGCCCTCCGACGGGGCGCCGCTCCCCGGTGGGCCCTACGACCTCGTCGTGGCCTCGCTGGCCCTTCACGCCATCGTGGGGCACGAGGTGGACCCGGCAGAGGCGGAGTCGCGCTACGAGCTGCTCTTCCGCAGCGTCCTTGAGCCCCTACGCCCCGGCGGGCACTGCCTCATCGGCGACCACGTGGGTACCCTGCCGCTCTATCCGCAGCTCAAGGCCATGGAGCGCGCCGGCTTTACGGAGGTCGATTGTGCGTGGCGCCAGGACGACTTCTTCGTAGCGGGCGGCCGAAAGAGCCCCTGAGTCGGTGAGCAGGCCACGGTGGGCGGCGCAGGTGTTTCCTGCAGGTCGCCGTTCGCGGGGCTCGCCGGGCTCGGGGGGGCTGCCTCCGTTCGGAGGCTGCCGTGCGAAGGGGGGGATGCAGCGAGGGACGACGGGGGGCGGCCGCGGCCCCTGTCGGTGTGGGGCCCGTGGCTTCCCGGAACGAGACGTGGAGGCGAAGCGCGCGACGTGCGAGGACTCTGTGCTCAACCGCGCTCGTTCCGAATTCGCTGGTACGTCTTGTCCAGGTCCACGACGGGCTTCGGGTAGTCGGCCCCGAGGACGCAGCCGTACTTCTTCTGCTGCTCGTGACTCATGCGGTGGGGCTCGTGCACGTACTTGTCGGGCACGTCCGCCAGCTCGGGGAGCCAGTAGCGGACGTACTCCCCGTTCTCGTCGTAGCGCTTCGCCTGCTTCACGATGTTGAAGTATCGGGCCCGCGGGTCGTTGCCCACCCGGGAGTTGTAGGCCCAGTTGCCCCAGTTGGAGGCCACGTCGTAGTCCACGAGGCGCGACTCGAAGTAGGCCGCCCCCATCCGCCAATCCAGCTTCAGGCTCTGGGAGAGCATGCTGGCGACATTCTGGCGGCCCCGGTTGGACATGTAGCCGGTTCGGTTGAGCTCCCGCATGTTGGCGTCGACGAACGGAATGCCGGTCGTGCCGGCGGCCCACCGCTCGAAGGACTTGTCGTAGTAGCGCCAGTCGATGTCGTTGCCGTTGATGCCACCGGGACGGAAGAGGCGCTCGCCGGCCTTCCACGTGACGTAGCTGAAGAAGTCGCGCCAGATCAGCTCAAACTTCATCCAGTACGTCGACTTGTTGTCGACCCGTTGGTCCTCGTAGCGCTCCACCGCCTCGTGGATCTGCCGGGGCGTAATGCAACCGTGGGCGAGCCAGGCACTGAACTTCGCGGAGTAGTTGGCCCCGAGCAGGCCGTTGCGTGTGGCCTTGTACTTCTTCAAAAAGTCCCCGCGCCAGATGTACTCGTCGATGCGGTCGTGCCCGCGGGTCTCGCCGCCACGAAAGGGGAGCACGCCCCGCTCGTCGACGGTCCCGTCGTCGTCGAAGCCGAGTTCGTCGAGGGTCGGGATCGCCCCTGGATTGAGGTCTTCGGGCAGGGGGAGCAGCGAGTCCGGCGCGTCCAGGGTGGGCCGGACCGTGCTCTTTTTTTCTACGGCCTTTCGAAAGTTCGTGTAGACCTTCGGAATGTCATCGGGGCCGTCGAAGGGAACGTCGTCGATGTGGTAGAGCGTCTTTCCCCAGAAGAAGCCGGGCGTGGCGCCGGTGTCCCGGAGCGCATCCTCCACGGCCGTCTCTACGTCCTCCTCCTCGCCCCCGATCTCCTGGAACTGAAGCACCTCGTTGGCGCCGGTTTGCCGCACGAGCTCCGGCAGGATGTCTTCGGGACGCCCCCGGCGGACCACGAGGTCCGCCCCGAGGTCCTGAACCGAGTCGCGGAGGTCCTGCACGCTTTCGCGGAGAAAACGGGCCCGGATGGGGCTCATCTTCGGCAGGTCGAACATCGTCGTGCCGAAGTGACGCGGATCGAAGCAGTAGACCGGAATGACCTGGTCGTAGTGGTCGGCCGCGTAGCGGAGGGGGGCGTGGTCGCGCACGCGGAGGTCATTCCGAATCCAAACGAGGGCGGTTGAAAGCACGGTGTCGGTACGGTGGACTGGTGAGGAGCGGGGCGACGCACGCCGAAAGAAGAACGGGCAGGGACGTCTCGGTTTGTCTACGGGTTATTCCTCCTTGGCCCAGGGGATGTGGTCGCGGTCCTTGTTGCGGCGGCAGCGTTCGCTGCAGTACTTCACGTTTTCCCAGTCGTCCTCCCACTTCTTGCGCCACTCAAACTCGCGATTGCACACGGGACATGTTTTCGTGGGGAGATTTTGGTGGCTCATGGCACGCGGACGCTTATGTCTGAGAATGTCGTTCGGGCATACGGTCCCGGCGAAGGGGCGTGCCTGAGCGGTGGGGCTTCTTACACGCTCGTCAAGACCGGCCGACTTCGCACGGTTCTCACGACATTTCGGCCGATGAGCGGACGCAGGCACGCGCCGCGCAGGAACAGACGCAAAAAAGGGACCGTATTTCCTGTGTCATACAAAAGAGGCCAGCAGCAATTGTAGCTGGTTGCCTATCTGTCTGGGGCCATAGCTCAGTTGGTAGAGCGCTGGAATCGCACTCCAGAGGTCCTGGGTTCGAATCCCAGTGGCTCCACTCTTCCGGCCGATCGGATCCACGACACGAAACCCCCGCTCTTGCCCTTCGGCAGGAGCGGGGGTTTGGTGTTGAAACGGGTTGGTATTGAACTGGGTTGGTATTGAACCGAGAAAGGAGGCCTATTCCCGTAGGTGGTCGGGAACCTCTTCCGGAATGGTCCACAGGTACAGCACGTCCCCGTCCACGGTGACCGTCGAGTCGGGCTCCCAGCCGTTCATGTCGAAGCTGTGGGAGACCACCCGCGTGCCCGGGTCGAGCTGCTCGAAGAGCATTGGACGAAGCCTCAGGTTGACCTCTGGGAAGAGGTACATCGTCACGACGGTCGCGTCGCTGAAGTCCGCTTCGAAGAGGTCCTGGCGCCGGAATTCCACCCGGTCGCTCACCCCGGCGAGTTTGGCCCGCTTCCGGGCCCGCTGGACGAGGTCGGGCTTGATCTCGATTCCGACACCGCGGGCGCCGTGCTGCTCGGCGGCCGCGATGGGGACCCGCCCGTCGCCACTGCCGAGGTCGTACACCGTGTCGGACCCCGTGACGCCGGCGAGCTGCAGCATGCCCTCGACCGTCTTCTCGGGACTCACGACGAAGGGGACGTCGGCGTTGACCGTCGAGTCCACGATTGAGGGGGACGTCGCGGGCGCAGGGCCCTGCACGGCCGCGGTGTCCGGCCCACGGGTCGACGATGGGTCCGGGTCCTGCGCACAGCCGGCGAGGGGAAGGAGGCCGGCCCCCACGAGACTGCACACGAGGAGCGGAGCGACCAGTGTGTGCGTGAAACAGCGGGGGGGACGCATGGTCAGGGCTCAGACGAGCGAAGGGAAGCGAGTGGGGGGCTACGCCCGCCGCGGCTGCACCGTCGAGTCGGGAAGCCAGGACCAGTCCGGAAGCTTCGACCGCACGGTGCGGGCCGTCAGCTCGAGGCTCACGTACGCCGTGGGGATGAGCACAAGGGTGATCAGGGTTGAGGCCAGGAGGCCGCCGATTACGACCCGGGCGAGCGCCGCCTGGATTTCGGCCCCGGCCCCGATCCCCAGGGCCAGCGGCACCAGGCCCAGCACGGTCGTGAGCGTGGTCATCAGGATCGGCCGCAGGCGCAGGCGCCCGGCCTCGGCCACCGCGGGGAGGAGGTCCATCCCGTGCTCGCGCCGCATCAGGTTGATGTAGTCGACCAGCACGATGGCGTTGTTCACCACGATGCCGATGAGCATCACGAGGCCCATCACGCTCTGGATGTTGACGGTGGTGCCCGTGAGCACGAGCGTCGGCAGGACGCCGATGAGCACCAGGGGCACGCTAAACATGACGACGAACGGGTCGAGGAAGCGCTCGAACTGACCGGCCATCACCATGTAGATGAGCACCAGGGCCATGATGATCGCAATGAGGAAGTCGGTCTGGGCCTTTTGCTGCTCGCGGTACTCCCCGCCGAAGGTGACGGAGAAGCCCTCCGGCAGATTGAGGTCGGCCAGGTCGCCGCGGGCGCGCTGCACAACCTCGCCGAGCACCGCGTCGCTGTTGAGGGTGGCCGAAATGTAGGTTACCCGCTGGCCGTTGATGCGCTGGATCTCCGTGGGCCCCCGTCCGCGATTCGTCTCGACGAGGGTAGAAAGGGGGACCGATCCGCCCTCGGGGGGCTGGATCGACACGTTGTCCAGGTCGTCCACCGACAGTCGGTCCTCGGGGCGGAGGCGGACAGTAATGGGAAATTGCTCGCCGCCGGACCGGTAGGACGCCGCGCGGCTCCCGCCCACATTGGTCTGCACGGCGGCGGCGACCTCCCGGACCGTGAGGCCGAGCGAGGAAATCTTGTCGCGCAGGAAGCGAATGTTTTGCTCGGGGCGCCCCTCCCGGCGGCCGGTCCGGGCGGAGGCGATCCCCGCGACGCCCTCCAGGCGCGACTCAATGCGTTCGGAAATGGAGCGGGCCCGGTCCAGGTCGTACCCGCGGAGTTCCACCTGGAGCGCCTCGTTGCCCCCGCCGGTGCTAAAGACGCGCCGCAGGATCCAGAGGCCCGACTGGGCCCCGACGCGGATGTCGGCGCCGGGAACGGACCCGAGCACCTCCGAACGGATGCTGTCGGCCAGCGCGAACGTGTTGACCGACCGCTCGCTGGCCGACTTGAGCCGGATCTCGACCTCCGCCCCCCACGGCTGCACCTGCTTGGCGAAGTTCTCCATGTCCTCTTCCGGAAGGTGCGGCTTCACGTTTTGCTCCAGCTCGTCGAGGTACTCCATGACGACGGCGATATTGGTCCCCTGCGCCATTTGCAGGTCGATGTCGATCTGGTTGGCGTCGGTCTGGGGGGCCAGTTCGACCGACACCAGGGGCCAGAGCGCTACGGCACCGCCGAGCAGAACCACGGTCGTCCCAAATACCAGCCAGCGACGCCCAAGGAGCAACTCGATCAGCCTCGAGTAGCGATTTTCCAGTCGGGCGAACGCACGCTGAAACCACGACTTCGACGCGTCCTGGTCGATGGCCTGCTCCCCGGCGTCCACCGTCAGGAAGCGGCTCGCCATCATCGGCACGAGCGTGAGCGCCACGAGCAGCGAACACACCAGGGCGAAGACCACAACCAGCGCCAGGGACTGAAAGAGCGCCGCCGTGGTGGTCCGGGCAAAGACCAGGGGCAGGAAGATGACCGAGGTGGTCAGGGTGGAGGCGACGATGGCGCCGGCCACCTCGCGGGTCCCGATGGAGGCGGCCTCCTTCAGCGATCGGCCGTTCTCCTCCCGTTGTCGGATAATGTTCTCCAAGACCACGATTGCATTGTCGACGATCAGGCCCACCCCCAGGGCCAGCCCCCCGAACGTCATTTGGTTCAACGTGAGGTCGTTGAAGAACAGCAGGGCGAACGTCGCGATGATCGAGATGGGAATCGACAGCGCGATGATGAACGTCGTCGATCCGTTCCGGAGAAACAGGTACAGCACCAGGATGGCCAGGAGGGAGCCCCAGATGGCCGAGTTCTGGACGTTGTTGATCGACTTGCGGATAAAGTCGCTCTGGTCGCTGACGACGGTCAGCCTCACGTCGGAGCGCGCCTTGTTGATGCGCTCCACCTCGGCACGAATGTTGTCCGCCACGGTGACCGTATTGGCCCCGCTTTGCTTCTGGATGTCGAGGCGAACCACCGGAACGCCGTTCAGCTCCGCGATGCGGTCAAGGTCTTCGTAGCCGTCCACGACCTCGGCCACGTCGTCCACGCGGATGGGGGTCTGCCCGGCCGTCGTGACGACCGTGCGCCGGATCTCCCTGAGCGACTCGTACTCCCCCTGCGTCCGGACGTACAGGTCCTTTAGGCCCTCCTTCACGTTGCCGCCGGGCAGGGCCACGTTCGACTGGGAAATGGCCTGCTGCACCTGTGCGGCGGAGAGGTTGTAGGACTTCAGGCGGTCCCGGTCGATGTTGACGCGGACCTGCCGGTAGATGCCGCCTTGGATGTTGAGGGTGCCCACGCCCGGGATTTGTTCAAACTGCTTGCCAAGGTTGCGCTCCAGCAGCCGCGTGAGCGACTCCATGTCGCGGCTCGACTCCACCGCGATGGTCACGATCTCCTGACTGTTGGGGTCGAACTTCCAGATGCCCGGCGGTTCGGCCTCGACCGGCAGGTCGTCGCGAATGCGGTCGAGCGCGGCCCGCACGTCGTTGGCCGCCGCATTGAGGTCGGTGCCCTGGGCGAATTCCAGGTTTACGCGGCTCTCGCCTTCCTCGGAGCTGGACGTCATGCGCTCCACGTTGGGGACGCTGGAGACGGCATTCGACACCGGGTCGGTGACAATGGTCTCCATCTCCTCGGGCCCCACGTTCGCGTAGTTCGTGTAGACCGTCACGCGCGGGTACTCGATCTCCGGAAGGAGGTCCACCGGCAGGTAGTAGAAGCTGACGCTGCCGACCACCAGGATGGCGAGGAACGTCATCGCCGTCGCGACCGGGCGTCGAATGGAGGCGTCGTAGAGGGACATGGGCAGGGGCGATCAGGCAAGGGCGAGAGCGACGAGGGGGGAAGAGCAACTACCGGCGTTGGGTCGTCGCCATGTTGGGGGCGGTGGTGTCTGCGGACGCGTCCGGGGGGGAGACGGACGACCGGGCCGTGTCGTCGGGCGCCGTGTCGGGCCCAAACCGCTGGTCCGCGAGGCGCTGCTGCCGTTCGAGCACCCGGTTCAGAAGGTCGGTGTCCTGTAGGCGCTGCAGCGCCATGAGGCGCGACCAGGGCACCGGACGCACCCGGGCGTCCACTCGCTCGCCCGCGCCGCTTTCGAGTAGGTTCTGACCCACCGTCACGACCCAGTCGCCAGGCTCGACGCCCCGGATGCCGGCGGTCTGTTGGCCCTCCGCGAGCACCTCCACCTCCCGAAACGTGGTGGGGGTCGGCGGCGTGAGCGGCGGTGGATTGGCCTCGTCAAAGCTCTCGGGCACGTCTACAGGGATTTCCGTTCCCAGTGTCGGGGCCACGAAGACGCCGCGGGCATTCGAGCCGGGGTTCTCGTAGAGGGCGCTGAGGGGGACGATCGTGGCCCGTTCGCTCTCCCCGTAGGCCACGTCCACCTCAACGAACATGCCCGGGTTCAGGAGGCCGGACGCGTTCGGGACCACAATTTCGGCCTCGGCGCTGTACGATTCCTCGCTCAGAAACGGGGACATGCGGGTCACCGACGCCTGAATGACGGTGTCCTGTTGCGGCACGTGGAGGCGGGCCGTCTGTCCGGGGCGGACGCGGCCAAACATCCGGTCCGTCACCTCCACGTGCACCTTCACAGAGTCGAGGTCGCCGATGGTGTAGAGGCGGGTGTCGGGGCCCACCCGCTGGCCCACCTGCACGTTGCGCTGCCCCACATGTCCACTGATGGGGGCGCGCACGACCGTCCGGCGGAGGGTTGTCTCCCGTTCCTGCAGGGCGGACTCGGCCTGTTCCACCTGGGCCTGAGCCTGCTCGTAGGTCGCCTCGGCCTGCTCCACCTGGGCCCGCAGCGATTCGAGCTGCTGCTGGCTCTCGAAGTCCTGGTCGGCGAGGCGTTCGGTCCGTTTCAGCTGAGAGCGGAGCTCGCGGAGGCTGGCCCGAGCGCCCTGCGCTTCCGCCTTGGCGGTTCGGAGGGCGGCTTTCGCCTGTCGAACCTGTTGCTCGTAGGTGACGCGCCGGAGCCGCACGAGGGGCTCGCCCTTCTCCACGTAGTCGCCCGTCTGGGCCTCCACGGCGACGACCGGCTGGCTTAGCTCCGCGTAGATGGCGACCTGGTTGCGCGCCCGGACCGTGCCGCTCATCCGTTCCTCCAGCGGGAGGGTTCCGTCGCGGGCCTGCACGGCCTCCACGGAGGGGGGGGAGCTGTTGCCCTGTCCCCGGCGGGGGGCGTCTCCCTCGTCGGAGGACGAGCCACAACCGCTTAGCAAGAGGAAAAACGTGAGACCGACGAAAGCCAACCGGGCCATGAGTGGATGCGGAGGAACTGGGAAAGGGATGGGAAAATAATACCGAATGGGCACCGATGATGTGTCCCCAGCACCGGGGACGGCAGCATCGTTGCGCTTGCAGGAGGGGGCCTCTTTGGATCGAACAGGGCACACGCACCCGTCCCTTCACTGCAGGTTTCTAGGCCGTCGATCAGTTGCACGACTGACGGTTCCAACTACACCTCGGCGCCGCGGAAATCAGACGGTTCCGCTTCGGAGAGCCGCCTGGGGGGATTGTCTTTCACACACGCTGGCCCATAGGTCATGACGGACACGTATCGCACCCTTGACGGCTCGGGGCGGGCCGAGCACACCGTCGACGGGTCCCGGTTCCTGGCGGAGGCGGCCGCGGTGGCGAGCCGGACGGCGGCCGAAGAGACAATTGCTGCCGTCCGCGCCCGGGAGCACAAGGCCACGCACCACTGTTCGGCCTACCGGCTGGGCGTGACCGGCGACACGTTTCGGTACGACGACGATGGGGAGCCGAGCGGCACTGCGGGCCGGCCCATCCTCCGTCAGATCGACGCGCGCGATCTTACAAGCACACTCGTCGTGGTGACGCGCTACTTTGGCGGCACGGAGTTGGGCACGGGGGGGCTGGCACGGGCCTACGGCGACGCCGCGGCCGCGGCGCTGGAGCGGGCGGACAAGGTCGAGCGCGTCGTGCGGACGCCGCTTCGGATTCGGTACGACTACGACGACACCGCCCCTGCGGAGCGGGTGCTCCGGCAGTTCGACGCGGACGTGCGGGCCAGTGAGTACACCGACGTGACGACCCTGACCGTTGGCGTGCGACAATCAGAGGTGGACGCGTTCGTTGACGCCTTTAGGA
This window encodes:
- a CDS encoding IMPACT family protein encodes the protein MTDTYRTLDGSGRAEHTVDGSRFLAEAAAVASRTAAEETIAAVRAREHKATHHCSAYRLGVTGDTFRYDDDGEPSGTAGRPILRQIDARDLTSTLVVVTRYFGGTELGTGGLARAYGDAAAAALERADKVERVVRTPLRIRYDYDDTAPAERVLRQFDADVRASEYTDVTTLTVGVRQSEVDAFVDAFRNALSDRGDVLRVGR
- the lexA gene encoding transcriptional repressor LexA — encoded protein: MGRKKLTAKQHEFLQFLIDHTRKTGVWPTYREIIDHFGYSSPNSVTQNLKALHRKGHLTRDDQGYHLATRYQEQEEPGIPVKGIISAGTLQEAVEADLGTITLDMLFPNLDQIFAIRVSGQSMRGANIRDGDYVLLIDEDIPEGGIGAVLYDGETSLKRVHHDDEGLRLEPCNPEYDDIHIQPDVFEEVTILGRYVGHINDEGIHKKSGQGAPAVR
- a CDS encoding efflux RND transporter periplasmic adaptor subunit — translated: MARLAFVGLTFFLLLSGCGSSSDEGDAPRRGQGNSSPPSVEAVQARDGTLPLEERMSGTVRARNQVAIYAELSQPVVAVEAQTGDYVEKGEPLVRLRRVTYEQQVRQAKAALRTAKAEAQGARASLRELRSQLKRTERLADQDFESQQQLESLRAQVEQAEATYEQAQAQVEQAESALQERETTLRRTVVRAPISGHVGQRNVQVGQRVGPDTRLYTIGDLDSVKVHVEVTDRMFGRVRPGQTARLHVPQQDTVIQASVTRMSPFLSEESYSAEAEIVVPNASGLLNPGMFVEVDVAYGESERATIVPLSALYENPGSNARGVFVAPTLGTEIPVDVPESFDEANPPPLTPPTPTTFREVEVLAEGQQTAGIRGVEPGDWVVTVGQNLLESGAGERVDARVRPVPWSRLMALQRLQDTDLLNRVLERQQRLADQRFGPDTAPDDTARSSVSPPDASADTTAPNMATTQRR
- a CDS encoding efflux RND transporter permease subunit; translated protein: MSLYDASIRRPVATAMTFLAILVVGSVSFYYLPVDLLPEIEYPRVTVYTNYANVGPEEMETIVTDPVSNAVSSVPNVERMTSSSEEGESRVNLEFAQGTDLNAAANDVRAALDRIRDDLPVEAEPPGIWKFDPNSQEIVTIAVESSRDMESLTRLLERNLGKQFEQIPGVGTLNIQGGIYRQVRVNIDRDRLKSYNLSAAQVQQAISQSNVALPGGNVKEGLKDLYVRTQGEYESLREIRRTVVTTAGQTPIRVDDVAEVVDGYEDLDRIAELNGVPVVRLDIQKQSGANTVTVADNIRAEVERINKARSDVRLTVVSDQSDFIRKSINNVQNSAIWGSLLAILVLYLFLRNGSTTFIIALSIPISIIATFALLFFNDLTLNQMTFGGLALGVGLIVDNAIVVLENIIRQREENGRSLKEAASIGTREVAGAIVASTLTTSVIFLPLVFARTTTAALFQSLALVVVFALVCSLLVALTLVPMMASRFLTVDAGEQAIDQDASKSWFQRAFARLENRYSRLIELLLGRRWLVFGTTVVLLGGAVALWPLVSVELAPQTDANQIDIDLQMAQGTNIAVVMEYLDELEQNVKPHLPEEDMENFAKQVQPWGAEVEIRLKSASERSVNTFALADSIRSEVLGSVPGADIRVGAQSGLWILRRVFSTGGGNEALQVELRGYDLDRARSISERIESRLEGVAGIASARTGRREGRPEQNIRFLRDKISSLGLTVREVAAAVQTNVGGSRAASYRSGGEQFPITVRLRPEDRLSVDDLDNVSIQPPEGGSVPLSTLVETNRGRGPTEIQRINGQRVTYISATLNSDAVLGEVVQRARGDLADLNLPEGFSVTFGGEYREQQKAQTDFLIAIIMALVLIYMVMAGQFERFLDPFVVMFSVPLVLIGVLPTLVLTGTTVNIQSVMGLVMLIGIVVNNAIVLVDYINLMRREHGMDLLPAVAEAGRLRLRPILMTTLTTVLGLVPLALGIGAGAEIQAALARVVIGGLLASTLITLVLIPTAYVSLELTARTVRSKLPDWSWLPDSTVQPRRA
- a CDS encoding class I SAM-dependent methyltransferase translates to MSDLPNWRDNLRREGGHWNDGRWYDIHLERRLPQAVPMLEELAMALPPLPPGATVCDLACGTGNAAATVLDAYPQVELVLLDEDPDLLSIAHEKVGQLTRNAEPLQVAVPSDGAPLPGGPYDLVVASLALHAIVGHEVDPAEAESRYELLFRSVLEPLRPGGHCLIGDHVGTLPLYPQLKAMERAGFTEVDCAWRQDDFFVAGGRKSP
- a CDS encoding DUF2256 domain-containing protein, with amino-acid sequence MSHQNLPTKTCPVCNREFEWRKKWEDDWENVKYCSERCRRNKDRDHIPWAKEE
- a CDS encoding SAM-dependent methyltransferase, producing the protein MRPPRCFTHTLVAPLLVCSLVGAGLLPLAGCAQDPDPSSTRGPDTAAVQGPAPATSPSIVDSTVNADVPFVVSPEKTVEGMLQLAGVTGSDTVYDLGSGDGRVPIAAAEQHGARGVGIEIKPDLVQRARKRAKLAGVSDRVEFRRQDLFEADFSDATVVTMYLFPEVNLRLRPMLFEQLDPGTRVVSHSFDMNGWEPDSTVTVDGDVLYLWTIPEEVPDHLRE
- a CDS encoding DASH family cryptochrome, encoding MLSTALVWIRNDLRVRDHAPLRYAADHYDQVIPVYCFDPRHFGTTMFDLPKMSPIRARFLRESVQDLRDSVQDLGADLVVRRGRPEDILPELVRQTGANEVLQFQEIGGEEEDVETAVEDALRDTGATPGFFWGKTLYHIDDVPFDGPDDIPKVYTNFRKAVEKKSTVRPTLDAPDSLLPLPEDLNPGAIPTLDELGFDDDGTVDERGVLPFRGGETRGHDRIDEYIWRGDFLKKYKATRNGLLGANYSAKFSAWLAHGCITPRQIHEAVERYEDQRVDNKSTYWMKFELIWRDFFSYVTWKAGERLFRPGGINGNDIDWRYYDKSFERWAAGTTGIPFVDANMRELNRTGYMSNRGRQNVASMLSQSLKLDWRMGAAYFESRLVDYDVASNWGNWAYNSRVGNDPRARYFNIVKQAKRYDENGEYVRYWLPELADVPDKYVHEPHRMSHEQQKKYGCVLGADYPKPVVDLDKTYQRIRNERG